CTTGCGCCGTCAGGGCGTGCACCTCCCCGGCGATGCGGGCGCGGTCGCGGAGCGTCTCCTGGAGATTGGTGAGGATCTCCGCGAGGTTGCCGCCCGTCTCGCGCTGCACCAGCATGGCGCCGACGGCCAGATCCAGCTCCACGACGCCGCCGCGGGTCGCCAGGTTCGCCAGCGCCCGCTCCACCGGCAGGCCCCAGTTGATCTCCTCGAGGAGGGCCGCCATCTCGGTGGACGTGGGGGCCGGCGCCTGCGACGGGACGACCCGGATGGCCTGCATCAGGCCGTGGCCGGAGCGCAGCGCGTTGGTCAGGAGCAGCAGCGCGTCGGGGAGTTGCGCCACGAGCAACCGTCTGTTGGCCCGCGCCCGCCGCACGGCGAGCATGGCGGGTATCAGTCCCGCGACCGCGAACGCCGCGCCCTGCGCGCCGAGCAGCAGCCAGCCGGCGCCGAGCGCCAGGATCGCCAGGATGGCGCTGCCCACCAGGAACTCGGCGGGAGTGTAGGGCAGCCGCGCCTGCCACAGCAGGCGTTCCAGCGCCTTGCCGCCA
This genomic window from Candidatus Tanganyikabacteria bacterium contains:
- a CDS encoding type II secretion system F family protein, translating into GERLAGDAPADAPAAVATGPLRALAGKLEPLLREKDGGKALERLLWQARLPYTPAEFLVGSAILAILALGAGWLLLGAQGAAFAVAGLIPAMLAVRRARANRRLLVAQLPDALLLLTNALRSGHGLMQAIRVVPSQAPAPTSTEMAALLEEINWGLPVERALANLATRGGVVELDLAVGAMLVQRETGGNLAEILTNLQETLRDRARIAGEVHALTAQGRLSGWVLSLLPAAIGALFAVINPGYLLPFLADPRGQALAAGAGIAQLLGILAIRRIVSVRY